One genomic segment of Mycobacteriales bacterium includes these proteins:
- a CDS encoding ATP/GTP-binding protein: protein MAFANSAEPAEADTSTRADGGKNSGRYVAETVERSAKILVVGAFGVGKTTLIGSVSEIEPLRTEELMTTASIGVDDLAGLEGKRATTVAMDFGRVTVTPTLVLYLFGTPGQRRFWDLWEGLAEGAVGALVLVDTRRLEQSFEVLDQLETHSPALPFAVAINHFPDSPRYGTDELAEALDLPPRTPVVECDARERPGSVQSLITLIEHALSAQKVLS, encoded by the coding sequence ATGGCCTTCGCAAACTCCGCTGAGCCGGCCGAGGCCGATACCAGCACCCGAGCCGACGGCGGGAAGAACTCCGGCCGGTACGTCGCCGAGACCGTGGAGCGGTCGGCGAAGATCCTGGTGGTCGGCGCGTTCGGCGTCGGGAAGACCACGCTGATCGGCTCGGTCAGCGAGATCGAACCGCTGCGCACCGAGGAGTTGATGACCACCGCGAGCATCGGCGTCGACGACCTGGCCGGGCTGGAAGGCAAACGAGCCACCACCGTGGCGATGGACTTCGGTCGCGTCACGGTGACGCCTACGCTGGTGCTGTACCTGTTCGGCACGCCCGGCCAGCGGCGGTTCTGGGACCTGTGGGAGGGCCTGGCCGAGGGCGCCGTCGGCGCGCTCGTCCTAGTGGACACCCGGCGCCTGGAGCAGAGCTTCGAGGTGCTCGACCAGCTGGAGACCCACTCCCCCGCGCTGCCGTTCGCGGTCGCGATCAACCATTTCCCCGACAGCCCCCGGTACGGAACGGACGAGCTCGCCGAGGCGCTCGACCTTCCGCCGCGCACGCCCGTCGTCGAATGCGACGCCAGGGAGCGTCCGGGATCGGTGCAGAGCCTGATCACCCTGATAGAGCACGCCCTCTCCGCACAGAAGGTGTTGTCCTGA
- a CDS encoding cytochrome P450: MTSPAHVAGRLADLRDLTPVGQINAHADLQAVYRMLRAQWGEVAPVELEPGINGWLVMGYEEMMHVLRHERLFAKNSSHWRDLGEGMVNPDSPLLPMMAARPNAYFSDGDEHRRLRAPLDEAVARLKIRHTREQTTEVCESLISGFAPRGQADLLSEYAMMIPTLTVGRMLGLGLDQAHEMHRAMMDLSTNGADAQTGNDRFTEIMMDLVHLRQAEPAEDMTTVIVQHPNMENDFERAQSMALMIAGAAECTMAWIGSALQLLLTDLRFAGRMLGGRLGIDDALDEVLWREPPLSNLPARYALRDTELAGQPIEQGDPLILAFGAANADPRVHSDDPWSELGNRAHLAWSGGPHICPAHVPARVIVRTSVETALYQLPGLRLAVSADEIVRLPSPWTRCPGTLPVIFAPRTA; encoded by the coding sequence ATGACATCCCCCGCCCACGTGGCCGGCCGCCTCGCTGACCTGCGCGACCTGACTCCGGTAGGACAGATCAACGCGCACGCCGACCTGCAAGCTGTGTATCGGATGCTGCGAGCGCAATGGGGCGAGGTCGCTCCCGTGGAGCTCGAGCCGGGCATCAATGGCTGGCTCGTCATGGGCTACGAAGAGATGATGCATGTCCTGCGCCACGAGCGGCTGTTCGCGAAGAACTCGTCGCACTGGCGGGACCTGGGCGAGGGAATGGTCAACCCGGACTCGCCGCTGCTGCCGATGATGGCCGCCCGGCCGAACGCCTACTTCTCGGACGGGGACGAGCACCGCCGGCTGCGTGCGCCACTGGACGAGGCGGTGGCCAGGCTGAAGATACGCCACACCCGGGAGCAGACCACGGAGGTCTGCGAGTCGCTGATCTCTGGATTCGCGCCGCGAGGCCAAGCCGACCTGCTGAGCGAGTACGCGATGATGATCCCGACACTGACGGTGGGCCGCATGCTCGGCCTCGGCCTCGACCAGGCGCACGAGATGCACCGCGCGATGATGGACCTGTCCACCAACGGAGCGGACGCGCAGACCGGAAACGACCGGTTCACCGAGATCATGATGGACTTGGTGCATCTCCGCCAGGCCGAGCCGGCCGAGGATATGACCACCGTCATCGTCCAGCACCCGAACATGGAGAACGACTTCGAGCGAGCCCAGTCGATGGCGCTGATGATCGCGGGCGCGGCCGAGTGCACCATGGCCTGGATCGGCTCCGCCCTGCAGTTGCTCCTCACCGACCTCCGTTTCGCCGGCCGGATGCTCGGCGGGCGGCTCGGCATCGACGACGCCCTCGACGAGGTGCTCTGGCGCGAACCGCCGTTGTCCAACCTGCCCGCCCGGTACGCGCTTCGCGACACCGAACTCGCGGGGCAGCCCATCGAGCAGGGCGACCCGCTCATCCTCGCGTTCGGGGCCGCCAACGCGGACCCGCGCGTCCATAGCGACGACCCGTGGAGCGAACTCGGCAACCGCGCGCACCTGGCGTGGAGCGGCGGCCCGCACATCTGCCCCGCGCACGTGCCCGCACGGGTCATCGTCCGCACCTCGGTCGAAACTGCCCTGTATCAGCTGCCCGGCCTGCGCCTGGCCGTGTCCGCGGAC
- a CDS encoding roadblock/LC7 domain-containing protein — protein MTVDQNWMLDEVNGVRGIRHAVVLSADGLVRARSEQTSKDDADRLAAACAGLKSIGQSLARRFADGGSTSRQVMVEFDGHGGFLFIRGAGDGSHLAVVTEQVVDPALIAQQMQAQVLKIGAPNLATPTREN, from the coding sequence ATGACTGTCGACCAGAACTGGATGCTGGACGAGGTAAACGGTGTCCGGGGCATCCGGCACGCGGTGGTGCTGTCGGCCGACGGCCTGGTGCGGGCGCGCTCGGAGCAGACCAGCAAGGACGACGCCGACCGGCTGGCGGCGGCCTGTGCCGGGCTGAAGTCGATAGGGCAGAGTCTGGCCAGGCGGTTCGCGGACGGGGGCAGCACCTCCCGCCAGGTGATGGTGGAGTTCGACGGCCACGGCGGCTTCTTGTTCATCCGCGGCGCCGGCGACGGGTCGCACCTGGCGGTCGTCACCGAGCAGGTGGTGGACCCCGCGCTGATCGCCCAGCAGATGCAGGCGCAGGTGCTGAAGATCGGCGCCCCCAACCTCGCCACCCCGACCCGCGAGAACTGA
- a CDS encoding DUF742 domain-containing protein yields the protein MTSPGEYRDRPVRPYVLTGGRAAPTRNTVRPETLVVAASPAGPLPVSASRTERALLGTCRRLLSLAEAAVHLELPVSVVMVVASDLIDSGHLSVRTPASAPVSSDLLEELLNGLRKLR from the coding sequence ATGACTAGCCCAGGCGAGTACCGCGACCGCCCGGTGCGGCCATACGTCCTGACCGGCGGCCGTGCCGCCCCGACCAGGAACACAGTCCGGCCGGAGACACTGGTGGTCGCGGCCTCTCCCGCCGGGCCGCTGCCGGTGTCCGCGAGCCGCACGGAGCGCGCGCTGCTCGGCACGTGCAGGCGGCTGTTGTCGCTGGCAGAGGCCGCCGTCCACCTCGAACTGCCGGTCAGCGTGGTCATGGTGGTGGCCTCTGACCTGATCGACTCCGGCCACTTGTCCGTGCGTACGCCGGCGAGCGCGCCGGTGAGCTCAGACCTTCTCGAGGAGCTGCTCAATGGCCTTCGCAAACTCCGCTGA